From the genome of Canis lupus baileyi chromosome 4, mCanLup2.hap1, whole genome shotgun sequence:
TCAGTGTTGCTTTTGTGACTCATCCCATTTTTCTCACCTGTCACCGAGTCCTGGCCCTGTGACCTCCCAAAAGCTCAAAccacccacttccctccaccCTACTGCTGCAACTGTAAAAGCCTTCAGTGGCCACACATTGCCCTCACTGTCAAACCCAGACTTGAGCTTGGCCTGCAGGGCTTTTCAGCCCCTGCTTAGTTTGCCcactccatctctctccctgctGGCCTTCCCACCCCTCATTCCTAAAAGAAACCTGGGATCCAGCTCTCCCTGTGCAAGTTTGCATTCCCTAAAGATTATATGGGCCCATTCCCCAGTCTTTACACTTGCTCCTCCTGCTGCCGAAAAGGTGCTAGTCTCACTTTCCAGGATTATCCCAGTCACCTTTCAGGACCCAGTGAGATACTCCCTCCTTTGGGAAGCACCCCTGATGGCCCAGTCTGGGTTCCCAGAGCATCTTGTGCTTCCCTGTAGCTCTTGTCACTGTCACTCAGAATTCAACAGCATGTTTGCATGTTAGTCTCCCCCAACAGACTTCTCATGCACAGCTGAATTCTGCAGAGCCCAGCCCAGTGCTTCACAGTCAGTGGTCAAGAAGTGATCGTCAAACAAGATTGAAAGACCTAGGAACTGCAGATCACACCTGGGTGTGCTGAGCCAGCTCTGCCacttttctagctgtgtgaccttgggccaggtCTTTATTCGTTCCAGAGTCAAGTGTACTCATCTGCAAATTGAGGATAATGGCACAATAAGggcagttgtgaggattaaatgagatgtgaGAAGGATCAGGCTCGTGGCGCATTACAGAAAGTGTGTTCTATGTTCTCCTCTCACTACCAAATCGCATGTGGTTCCATGTCACTTCCTCTAATTTGTTGTTTTCAGACTTGTTTAGCAGCAGAGCTCTTTTTTTGCAATTGAAATCCTCCACGGAACCTCCAATCTTAACAGAATTGGCTGTGCTGGTGTAGGGGAGGAGTGATGTGGAGGGCCTTCCAGTCCTTCGTTCTTCCCTGTGGCCTCAGATCTCTGCCGTGGCCTTAAACTCCATGGCACAGGGCTGGAAACACTGCTCCAGACCGAGCTGCTTCCACACCTGAGTACCACAGTGCCAAGTCACAGCCTCGTCAGCACCTGGGGGAAGGGACATATGCTCTCTCAGGTGTCCTGGCAACACTGTGAGGTATAGGTAGActatttttctcccaaatataCCAAGGGGGACAGTAAGGTTCAGAGAGAgtaagtgatttgtccaaggtccCACAGTGGTGGTACTAGTCCATCGCAGAGCTCTGCTGGGGCACAGGGTCACCCCTTTAAGTTGACTGTGAGGTGGTGGCAAGCCTCTTTTCTCTCCCcagtttccttttcctccccctccATTCCCAGATCAGCTAGAAATATGTAAAATGGTGGAAGTCATCCAATCCCTGGCCCAACCAACACCACTACCTCCTTCCCATGGGCTTTTGACATCTGTCTCCCGTCTCCCTTGAAAGGCATCCTTGGCCTGCTGGTGTGTGGGGGttgggcagaggggtggggtgaCTCAGAGCCCACAGACTTTCCACTTTCATTCTCCAGAACTGGGTCTGTCAACACTGACAGAGTTTGGCCTCCCAGTTCTCACCTGGGCAGAGGGGGGGCTGCTTTTACATCTTGCTGTGGGGCCccatgtagctgtccagtgtATGCCATCGGGCACACTTTAAGCAGGGCTTGATGACTTGAGACAGCTGAATGGTGAGTGGCCTTTGTATGgaacttctccctcttccataGAACCCATACACACATTCCTGCCACCCAGAGCAGTCTGACCTACCCTGGTGGTCTCACAGCCCCAACTTACTTCTTGAAAGGCCTCCCATGATGTCACAGCTTTTTTTCCCTACTACCAGCAGAATTGGAGAGAATGCCTCTGTAGCAGCCATCTCCCTCACCTGCATCCCCACTTTGGTCTTCACTCCAGAATTATTGTCTGCCTTTTGCAGATGAGTCCACTGAGACTCAGCAAATGAGTGAGTTGTTTTAGTTCAGGCCAGGAAGGCAAGGTGcaattagctgcattcttatcCCTTTGAGTCCTAGTGGTCTTGGGCCCTAAGACTGACACTGGGGCTCTGAATGAACAAACTATAAAACCTTTCCTCTGTGAGTTTAACTGTCTCATCCCCAGAACATGTACCTATCTAATTGTATTTCACCCTCACTCCTGCAGGGTGGGTGAGCAGGCCTGGATGACAGGACCTTGCCTTTAGCCAGTTAGTTGCAaagccaggccccaggctgatGTGTCAGGTGTCACATTGTGCCTGGCAGCTGCCAGGCCCCAGCTGAAACTGCTGCTTATATTGGCAGGAAAAGGAGAAGGCCCACTTGGCAGCAGAAGCTCTAAAGCAGGTGAATCGAAGTGTTTCTGGAAGCCGGGAGCCAAGGCCTACCAGGGAGAGGCTCTTGGAGTGGCCTGACCGGGAGCTGGATCGGGTCAACAGCTTCCTGAGCAGCCGTCTGCAAGAGATCAAGAACACCGTCAAGGATTCTATCCGTGCCAGCTTCAGTGTGTGTGAGCTCAACATGGACAGCAATGGATTCTCTAAGGAAGGGGCTGCTGAGCCAGAGCCCCAGAACCTATCCCCCTCAAACTTCAATGGCTCATCAGAGCAACGGCCTGACATTAACCTTGACCTGTCCCCTTTGACTTTGGGGTCCTCTCAGAACCACACGTTACGAGTTCCAGGTGAGCCAGCCCCACCATGGACAGAAATGAGAGGCTCTCACCCACCATGGACAGAGGTGAGGGGGCCCCCTCCCGGTATCATCCCTGAGAATGGGCTGGTGAGGAGACTCAATGCAGTGCCCAATCTTTCCCGGGTGATCTGGGTCAAGACACCCAAGCCAGGCAACCCTAGCCCTGAGGAGCCAAGCCCAAAGGAGGTTCCCAGTTTCAAGCAGGAGCTATCTGAGCCTGTGGCCTCAAGTGGAAAGCCGCGGAAGGGCAAGAGACAGGGCAGTCAGTCCAAGAAGAATGAGGCGAGCCCAGCCCCCCGGTCCCCAGCTAGCCTTGAGGCTCCCAATGCCAAGGGCCAGACCCCCAGCTCCAAGCACCCAGGCAAGGCCCCAGAGCCTTCCAAGGCGGGCAGCTGTGCTGAGGCTGGAGAGGGGAGCCAGCCAGGACCAGGCTGGGCTGGCAGCCCCAAAGCTGACGAGAAGGGCAGCTCCTGGCGAAACTGGCCAGGCGAGGCCAAAGCACAGCCTCTGGAGCAGGAGTCTATGCAGCCCCCAGGCCCAGCAAGGCCACAAAGCTTGCCACAGGGCAAGGGCCGCAGCCGCCGGAACCGCAACAAGCAGGAGAAGACGGCCGCCTCCTTGGGTGAGTGCACCAGGAACTGAGTGGTTAACCCCCCACCCAGCCAGGCCACAGGGTGGAGGGTAGACCTCGTGTGTGGGCAGTGCTGCCCCGAGAGCATGACCCCAGAGGCCTGGCCGTGGGCACTGAGCCCTCCTGGCTGTGTCTTCCTAGACGATGTGTTCCTGCCCAAGGACATGGATGGGGTGGAGATGGATGAGACTGACCGGGAGGTGGAATACTTCAAGAGGTAGGTGTGAGGATGCCTTCTCGCCTACCCTCACTCAGCCTGACACCCTGGAGAGGCTCTCCCCCAGCAGTCTATCTGCTAGAACCCAGGTATCCACAAGCAGGGCACAGCATCTGGGAAGGTGTaagggacagggagaaggaggcatgTCAGACCCCAAGAACCAGAGCTTTCTCTAGCTTTGTTCACTTGTTTATTCACTTGCACATCCTCTGCCCTGCCTGGGCTGATTTCTGGGCTGGAGGCAAATCAGATAGTCtaacagggagagagagccatAAACACACAGTCCAGCGGTAAGTGCTGTTGGAGGAGTAAGGGCATGGGGCTGTGACGAGACAGCTAGAAGTGGGGCTGCAGACCAAGCTAAGACGTAGGAGTGGGCAGCACTCCCAGAAGAGGTGGGACCCAAGCTAAGACCTGAGAGAGAAGAACAAGTAGGCCAGGTAAAACAGGGCCTTTGTGACAGAGGTTTGTGGCTGAAAGCAACACACAATAACCtaggggagaagaaaaaagcCCAGTGTAGCCAAAGGAAAGTACAGTGTGAGGAGTGACTCTGTATCCTGAGGCAGTGTCAGTCTCTTCATAGATTGTTCCCTAGGCTCGTGGACACCCTGTCCAGAAAGCCAGCAACACTCTCATAACCTGCTAGATCCTGATACCCTGGAGCCAGGGAGGCTGTACAGAGCTGACTTGGTTCCTTTAGTGACCAGGACACATGGATCTGTGGCtccagcagggagagggggaacctCTGATTATGCTTTTCTGGTGTCTCAAATATAATAGGTTCTGTTTGGATTCTGCAAAGCAAACTCGTCAGAAAGTTGCTGTGAACTGGACCAACTTCAGCCTCAAGAAAACCACTCCCAGCACAGTTCAATGAGGTATGGAGACCCCCAAGTGTTGCTCTGTACTCCGTCTCCTTAGGTTCTGTCATGTTCAGTGTCCCCATGCTGTGGGGCACATAGAGTTGGACTAGTGGCCTGCCAGCCCTGACCCCTGTACCTCCACAGTGACAGCTACCCTCTCTGAAGATATAGGCCCCATCTCTTCTCCTGTGGCCACTCACCCCTAGGCCTCTGTccttccatctctccttcctGGGCCAGACCCTCCTGGTACCCCTCCTGCCTGTGTTCCTGAAGGACCCTTCCCACACTGCCAACCCAGGGCTATCTCCATCAGGCCTCTACTTCCCTTACCATCTGCCTCTCAAATAGCTAAAAGCAGCCTTAATCCGCAGAGGACTACCATCACCCCTGACATTATTAGCCTCAGGGATGAGTCTTACTTGCCCGGCCTAGTAGGCCACTTGCTACCAGGTTGCTTCCCAGCTAAAGCCGTACAAGAAGAAACTAGCCCCAAAGAATCAGTAAGAGGATAGATGAGCTAGACCAAGGCTTTGGCAAGGTCACTGAGGAATGGAGGACTTGGTAAGTGCTCTCCCCAAATGAACAAGccccatgaataaattaatagctAAGCTGCCTCCTGAAGAAGAGACCTGGCCTCCAGCTGGGCTCGGGGCTCCTCTTCCAACCACCTATACAGGTCCTTTTGTGTGAAATACTGACATATCAGATGATGTTCTGGACTGAGAACAGAAGACCGAGAACCATAATGCAGGAGAGAAGGGTGGCTGGCAGGCAAGCAGGCCTTGATGGTGGGTTTGCAACCTAATGGCTGTGCAATGCCCTATCTTAACCCTGTGCTCtccctgggatcaggccttgCTGGCTGGCAACCACAAAACTGCCCTTAAGGCAACAAGAAACCAGGGCAGGCGAGCTGAGCTCAGGAACCCCCAAGATGTCCTCACCTGtcttcctcctgctcctctctggGCCAGGGCAGTAGACTTCCCAGACCCTCAGCCGAGTCCCCTTGTCCTCTCTTGGGTCAGGATTCCCCACCCTTGATGCTGGCCTCAGCCCCCCAGGAACAGCCAGAGAGCCTGaagccagggcagcctggggcttGGCTCCCTATGGCACCTTAGGTTGCCTGGAGTCAGGTCTGTCTTTAGATTCACTTCAGTCCCTCTCTCTGAAGGGACTAGGCTCCTTGATCTTTTGCCAACTGAAAAGTCCACATCCTAAAGAGCTTCTGCCAAAGTCAGGGTGGCCTCCTGCCTCTTTTGTCCACTTCCACAGGATCCAGGAGTTATGGGAACCCCAGGCACTTTCATTTGTTGCCTGTTTTGAGAGAAAAGGGGGCACACCTCCTCCCACAGCCCAGTGCCCCACTCAGCCAGGAAACCTCATTGGGCCATCTTCTCTCAGGGACTCCCTCTTTGGTTGATCTCTTTCCCAAGACAAGAGATGttccctccctgcctcaccccaCCATAAGGGCTCTCCATTGACCTTTCCCACCCTCCTCAGAGTGAGATTGGGAGCCCTGAGAGTGAATGAAAAAGCAGTGCTGGCACAGATTCAGGACCTAGACTGGGCTGTGTACCGGAGCCTGAGGCAGGAGTCAGAGTGCTTATGCTGCCTCTCCCCTACCTGTCCATAGGAAACCAAAGGCCAGAGTCTGGGCTCTTACACTACCCTGCCTTGGAAAGATGCATTACAGGAGAGCTGTTCCTGGCAGAGTCTTAACCTGCGTCCTCTGCTGTAGGTAATCAAGGAAGACTATTCAGGATGCTCAGCTTGAGGAGCAAAAATAGCAGGCAGCAGTACCTGCCCATGGGGACCCATGGAAACCCAGAGCCAACACAGGGAGGCTAGCCATACTTTCCTGTTTTCTCAGCCCCTGCCGGGTCAAGCTTCTTCAGGGTGTCCTGAGACCCCAACTGCCAACTGAAAGTCTGCAGTTTCTTCTTCCACATCCCTACGCCCCTGCCCAAGATCCTTCCTGCTCCTCACCATCTTGGACCAACCAAAAGTTGAATGGATGCTGTGCTGTGCTGGGGCCTCTCAGGACCTCCGCAGAGCCACTTCCTGGTGCTATGCAGCCTCCTCACTCAGAGCCTGGGGGCTGGACTGGCCTGTGGGCTAGGGGCTGATGGTACTGCTGGCCCAACACTGctctctttgtgtttgtttttgttcttgtttttcaatTCTTTACTTTTGATACTGTGAAGATCTTTCCTGCCGAAAGATAAAACAACATTTGGACACAGAGTCAAGTGTGTTGGTGGTTTTGCTGGtctggggcaggggtgaggtgAGGAATGTACTCAGAAGCATGGGATCTGCCTTGGTCATTAGCCTCACTGAGCACATACTTTGTGtcaacagtttggtagtttccaCTTAATTCTCACAGCGGTTCTAAGTGGGActgttatcccattttacagatgagaaaattaaagctaAGACAGGAAAGTGACTTTAGCGCACTCATTTTGGCTAAGAGCCTGGGCATGTATAACAGCAGCATCTCTGCACTTTGCTCCTGTTGGGAGGATTCTGGTATATGACCTGGAGCAGCCCCTTCCCCAGGCCGTGTCCCCTCTGCAAGATAGAGGAGTGAGACTGTCTTGGCAGCTGCTATGAGAAGGGATCTGGGAAAGGCTTGAGGCCTTTACAGACTATACACCTGTAGCCTGGGTTATTGACCATTGTCAAGGGAAGTTAAGCACATGGAGTTTATATCAATTGGATCTGACTTTCTAATGGAAATGAGACTTGTAGCCTAATTAACTTGAGAGTTGAGGATGATG
Proteins encoded in this window:
- the FAM193B gene encoding protein FAM193B isoform X10, coding for MDWCCRISLSHTSCKSQSCGGDSHSSSSSSSSSSSSSSCHGNSGDWDPSSFLSAHKLSGLWNSPHSSGAVPGSSLGSPPTIPGEVFSISEHHRHSDLTAPPNSPTGHHPQPASLIPSHPGSFGSPPHPHLLPATPAAPFPAQASECPVAAAAAPHTPGACQNPHLPSTSMPLLKMPPPFSGCSHPCSGHCSGHCGGPLLPPPSSQQLPSTHSRDPGCKGHKFTHSGLACQLPQPCEADEGLGEEEDSSSERSSCTSSSTHQRDGKFCDCCYCEFFGHNAPPAAPTSRNYTEIREKLRSRLTRRKEEPPMKGGALGGIPGEPAVDHRDVDELLEFINSTEPKVPNSARAAKRARHKLKKKEKEKAHLAAEALKQVNRSVSGSREPRPTRERLLEWPDRELDRVNSFLSSRLQEIKNTVKDSIRASFSVCELNMDSNGFSKEGAAEPEPQNLSPSNFNGSSEQRPDINLDLSPLTLGSSQNHTLRVPGEPAPPWTEMRGSHPPWTEVRGPPPGIIPENGLVRRLNAVPNLSRVIWVKTPKPGNPSPEEPSPKEVPSFKQELSEPVASSGKPRKGKRQGSQSKKNEASPAPRSPASLEAPNAKGQTPSSKHPGKAPEPSKAGSCAEAGEGSQPGPGWAGSPKADEKGSSWRNWPGEAKAQPLEQESMQPPGPARPQSLPQGKGRSRRNRNKQEKTAASLDDVFLPKDMDGVEMDETDREVEYFKRFCLDSAKQTRQKVAVNWTNFSLKKTTPSTVQ
- the FAM193B gene encoding protein FAM193B isoform X11, whose translation is MRLALQTLHRAAGDSGRLVQPEGMALDSLLVESLELCIRDPGCKGHKFTHSGLACQLPQPCEADEGLGEEEDSSSERSSCTSSSTHQRDGKFCDCCYCEFFGHNAPPAAPTSRNYTEIREKLRSRLTRRKEEPPMKGGALGGIPGEPAVDHRDVDELLEFINSTEPKVPNSARAAKRARHKLKKKEKEKAHLAAEALKQVNRSVSGSREPRPTRERLLEWPDRELDRVNSFLSSRLQEIKNTVKDSIRASFSVCELNMDSNGFSKEGAAEPEPQNLSPSNFNGSSEQRPDINLDLSPLTLGSSQNHTLRVPGEPAPPWTEMRGSHPPWTEVRGPPPGIIPENGLVRRLNAVPNLSRVIWVKTPKPGNPSPEEPSPKEVPSFKQELSEPVASSGKPRKGKRQGSQSKKNEASPAPRSPASLEAPNAKGQTPSSKHPGKAPEPSKAGSCAEAGEGSQPGPGWAGSPKADEKGSSWRNWPGEAKAQPLEQESMQPPGPARPQSLPQGKGRSRRNRNKQEKTAASLDDVFLPKDMDGVEMDETDREVEYFKRFCLDSAKQTRQKVAVNWTNFSLKKTTPSTVQ
- the FAM193B gene encoding protein FAM193B isoform X12; the encoded protein is MKGGALGGIPGEPAVDHRDVDELLEFINSTEPKVPNSARAAKRARHKLKKKEKEKAHLAAEALKQVNRSVSGSREPRPTRERLLEWPDRELDRVNSFLSSRLQEIKNTVKDSIRASFSVCELNMDSNGFSKEGAAEPEPQNLSPSNFNGSSEQRPDINLDLSPLTLGSSQNHTLRVPGEPAPPWTEMRGSHPPWTEVRGPPPGIIPENGLVRRLNAVPNLSRVIWVKTPKPGNPSPEEPSPKEVPSFKQELSEPVASSGKPRKGKRQGSQSKKNEASPAPRSPASLEAPNAKGQTPSSKHPGKAPEPSKAGSCAEAGEGSQPGPGWAGSPKADEKGSSWRNWPGEAKAQPLEQESMQPPGPARPQSLPQGKGRSRRNRNKQEKTAASLDDVFLPKDMDGVEMDETDREVEYFKRFCLDSAKQTRQKVAVNWTNFSLKKTTPSTVQ
- the FAM193B gene encoding protein FAM193B isoform X9, which codes for MPKLVKNLLGEMPLWVCQSCRKSMEEDERQTGPEHAVAISLSHTSCKSQSCGGDSHSSSSSSSSSSSSSSCHGNSGDWDPSSFLSAHKLSGLWNSPHSSGAVPGSSLGSPPTIPGEVFSISEHHRHSDLTAPPNSPTGHHPQPASLIPSHPGSFGSPPHPHLLPATPAAPFPAQASECPVAAAAAPHTPGACQNPHLPSTSMPLLKMPPPFSGCSHPCSGHCSGHCGGPLLPPPSSQQLPSTHSRDPGCKGHKFTHSGLACQLPQPCEADEGLGEEEDSSSERSSCTSSSTHQRDGKFCDCCYCEFFGHNAPPAAPTSRNYTEIREKLRSRLTRRKEEPPMKGGALGGIPGEPAVDHRDVDELLEFINSTEPKVPNSARAAKRARHKLKKKEKEKAHLAAEALKQVNRSVSGSREPRPTRERLLEWPDRELDRVNSFLSSRLQEIKNTVKDSIRASFSVCELNMDSNGFSKEGAAEPEPQNLSPSNFNGSSEQRPDINLDLSPLTLGSSQNHTLRVPGEPAPPWTEMRGSHPPWTEVRGPPPGIIPENGLVRRLNAVPNLSRVIWVKTPKPGNPSPEEPSPKEVPSFKQELSEPVASSGKPRKGKRQGSQSKKNEASPAPRSPASLEAPNAKGQTPSSKHPGKAPEPSKAGSCAEAGEGSQPGPGWAGSPKADEKGSSWRNWPGEAKAQPLEQESMQPPGPARPQSLPQGKGRSRRNRNKQEKTAASLDDVFLPKDMDGVEMDETDREVEYFKRFCLDSAKQTRQKVAVNWTNFSLKKTTPSTVQ